Proteins from a genomic interval of Mycobacterium conspicuum:
- a CDS encoding MFS transporter produces MTETASTTGSWRALLGGRYLGTSVVLAGGVALYATNEFLTGSLLPNTVAEIGGSRLYAWVTTLYLVGSVVAATLVSTVLIRVGPRASYLLGLAVFAAASLVCGMAPNMGILIAGRALQGVAGGLLAGLGYAVINTALPRALWTRAAALVSAMWGVATVVGPATGGLFAQFGLWRWAFVAMAILTALVAVLVPIALAPKDSARLEAVGAAPKVPVGSLLLLGATALAVSVAQLPRNFAATVALLVATAALIGLFLIVDRRMRAKVLPPSVFGPGPLKWLYLTMAVMMVGAMVTTYVPLFGQRLAHLTPLTAGFLGAALAFGWTVSEIVSASRDNPRTVARAITVAPVIMAAGLALGAATQRDNAPTTTVALWALALLVAGVGIGLAWPHLSVLAMDSVDDPADPSAGGVAAAAINIVQVISGAFGAGVAGVIVNSVDSAGAADAAAARWLYAAFAVLAALGVFASYRACFPARAER; encoded by the coding sequence GTGACCGAGACAGCGAGCACCACCGGCAGTTGGCGCGCGCTGCTCGGCGGTAGGTATTTGGGGACGTCGGTGGTGCTGGCCGGCGGCGTCGCGCTCTACGCCACCAACGAGTTTCTGACCGGCAGCCTGCTGCCCAACACCGTCGCCGAGATCGGCGGCAGCCGCCTCTATGCCTGGGTGACGACGCTGTATCTGGTGGGGTCGGTGGTGGCCGCGACGTTGGTCAGCACCGTCCTGATACGCGTCGGGCCGCGGGCGTCATACCTGTTGGGGTTGGCCGTGTTTGCGGCCGCCAGCCTGGTCTGCGGCATGGCACCCAACATGGGGATCCTGATCGCGGGTCGCGCCCTGCAGGGCGTCGCCGGGGGCCTGCTGGCCGGCCTGGGCTACGCGGTCATCAACACCGCCCTGCCTCGTGCGCTGTGGACCCGGGCGGCGGCGCTGGTGTCCGCGATGTGGGGTGTGGCCACCGTCGTCGGGCCCGCGACGGGGGGCCTGTTCGCGCAGTTCGGCCTGTGGCGGTGGGCGTTTGTCGCGATGGCGATCCTGACGGCGCTGGTGGCGGTGTTGGTACCGATCGCGCTCGCCCCGAAGGATTCCGCCCGCCTCGAAGCCGTCGGCGCGGCGCCCAAGGTCCCGGTGGGGTCGCTGCTGCTACTGGGCGCCACGGCGCTCGCCGTCAGCGTCGCGCAGCTGCCGCGCAACTTTGCGGCGACCGTCGCGCTGCTCGTCGCCACCGCGGCCCTGATCGGACTGTTCCTGATCGTCGACCGGCGGATGCGGGCAAAGGTGTTGCCGCCCAGCGTTTTTGGGCCTGGACCGCTGAAATGGCTTTACCTGACCATGGCGGTGATGATGGTCGGGGCGATGGTCACCACGTATGTGCCGCTGTTCGGTCAGCGGCTGGCGCACCTGACCCCGCTGACGGCCGGGTTCCTGGGCGCCGCGCTGGCGTTCGGTTGGACGGTCAGCGAGATCGTCAGTGCCTCGCGGGACAACCCGAGGACCGTCGCGAGGGCGATCACCGTCGCGCCGGTGATCATGGCGGCTGGTCTTGCGCTGGGTGCGGCGACCCAGCGCGACAACGCTCCGACCACCACCGTCGCGCTGTGGGCGTTGGCGTTACTGGTGGCCGGGGTCGGGATCGGTCTGGCCTGGCCGCACCTGTCGGTACTCGCGATGGACTCGGTGGACGACCCCGCCGACCCGTCCGCCGGCGGTGTGGCCGCCGCCGCCATCAACATCGTGCAGGTCATTTCGGGGGCGTTTGGCGCGGGCGTGGCCGGAGTCATCGTCAACTCGGTCGACTCCGCCGGAGCCGCCGACGCCGCGGCGGCACGCTGGCTGTACGCGGCGTTCGCCGTGTTGGCCGCGCTCGGTGTCTTCGCCTCCTACCGGGCCTGCTTCCCGGCGCGCGCCGAGCGCTGA
- a CDS encoding MgtC/SapB family protein: MQTWLADPLFGGAAQNGRHVIELFAAFVLTTFIGLERTIQGKSAGLRTQTIVGTSSALILLISKYGFGDVLTGNTIVLDPSRVAAQIVSGIGFLGAGIIITRRGAVHGLTTAAAVWESAAIGMAAGAGMLLLATAVVFLHFVSALAFNVLERQLTARLRGTMRLHVVYENGRGVLREVLRICGQRNWQLTELDADAHDIDDGEVTVMMTLSGSKMANAQDVFSGVDGVIAVLRAEDEAD; this comes from the coding sequence ATGCAGACGTGGCTGGCCGACCCGTTGTTCGGCGGCGCGGCGCAGAACGGTCGCCATGTGATCGAGCTCTTCGCCGCATTCGTGCTCACCACCTTCATCGGGCTGGAACGCACCATCCAGGGCAAGAGCGCCGGGCTGCGGACGCAGACCATCGTCGGTACGTCGTCGGCGCTGATTCTGTTGATCAGCAAATACGGCTTCGGCGACGTGTTGACCGGGAACACGATCGTGCTGGACCCGTCCCGGGTCGCGGCCCAAATCGTTTCGGGCATCGGCTTTTTGGGTGCCGGCATCATCATTACGCGACGGGGCGCGGTGCACGGGCTGACCACGGCGGCGGCGGTGTGGGAATCGGCCGCGATCGGCATGGCGGCTGGTGCCGGCATGCTGTTGCTCGCCACCGCCGTCGTATTCCTGCACTTCGTCAGCGCGCTGGCGTTCAACGTGCTGGAGCGTCAGCTCACCGCGCGGCTACGCGGCACGATGCGGCTGCACGTCGTCTACGAGAACGGGCGCGGCGTGCTGCGCGAGGTGCTGCGGATCTGCGGGCAGCGGAACTGGCAGCTCACCGAACTCGACGCGGACGCCCACGATATCGACGACGGCGAGGTCACGGTGATGATGACCCTGTCGGGCTCCAAGATGGCCAACGCCCAAGACGTCTTCTCCGGCGTCGACGGAGTGATCGCGGTGCTCCGCGCCGAGGACGAGGCGGACTGA
- a CDS encoding mannosyltransferase, producing the protein MSTSTVEPRAESPEPAAVDELARPRPRGARLDAWLVALLAAAISAGWAARPSLWFDEGATISASASRTLAELWKLLGHIDAVHGLYYLLMHAWFAVFPPTEFWSRFPSCLAVGAAAAGVVVFTRKFAGRPTALSAGVVFAILPRVTWAGIEARPYALEAAVAVWLTVLLVAAMRSNRMRLWLCYGLVLALSILVSINLVLLVPVYAAMLPLLAVKGSRKSPARRWAVASAVALATMTPFLLFAHGQVWQVNWIATLNRNLFLDVVHRQYFDHSVPFAILAGVIVVAAVVARLAGVPALDADTRRLLRACAAWIVIPTGVVLLYSALVEPVYYPRYLILTAPAAAVVLAVCIVTLARKPWRVAVVLVLCAVAAFPNYLFTQRGPYAKEGWDYSQVADVIGSHASPGDCLLVDNTVVWKPGPIRALLATRPAAFRSVIDVERGFYGPKVGALWDGHVAVWLTTAKINKCPTLWTITNRDKSLPEHQAGPSLPPGPVFGRAPAYQFPSYLRFRIVERWQFHYSQVVKSTR; encoded by the coding sequence ATGTCTACGTCGACCGTCGAGCCGCGGGCCGAAAGCCCGGAACCCGCTGCCGTCGACGAGCTCGCGCGGCCCCGACCGCGCGGGGCGCGCCTCGACGCGTGGCTGGTCGCCCTGCTGGCCGCGGCCATCAGCGCCGGTTGGGCCGCGCGGCCCTCGCTGTGGTTCGACGAGGGTGCCACGATTTCGGCGTCGGCCAGCCGCACGTTGGCCGAACTGTGGAAGCTTCTTGGCCATATCGACGCCGTGCACGGCCTGTATTACCTGCTGATGCACGCCTGGTTTGCGGTTTTCCCGCCGACGGAGTTCTGGTCGCGGTTTCCCAGCTGCCTGGCCGTCGGGGCCGCCGCCGCCGGCGTCGTGGTGTTCACCAGGAAATTTGCCGGCCGGCCCACCGCGCTGAGCGCGGGCGTCGTCTTCGCCATCCTGCCGCGGGTGACCTGGGCCGGGATCGAAGCCCGCCCATACGCGCTGGAGGCGGCCGTCGCCGTCTGGCTGACCGTATTGCTGGTCGCCGCGATGCGAAGCAACCGGATGCGGCTGTGGCTGTGCTACGGGCTGGTGCTGGCGCTGTCGATCCTGGTCAGCATCAACCTGGTGCTCCTGGTGCCGGTGTACGCCGCGATGCTGCCGCTGCTCGCGGTCAAGGGCTCCCGCAAGTCGCCGGCTCGGCGGTGGGCGGTCGCCTCCGCCGTCGCACTCGCGACCATGACACCGTTCCTGTTGTTCGCCCACGGCCAGGTGTGGCAGGTCAACTGGATCGCCACGCTGAATCGCAACCTCTTCCTGGACGTCGTGCATCGGCAGTACTTCGACCACAGCGTTCCGTTCGCGATCCTGGCGGGTGTCATCGTCGTCGCCGCGGTCGTGGCGCGGCTGGCCGGCGTGCCCGCGCTGGACGCGGATACCCGCCGACTGTTGCGGGCCTGCGCGGCGTGGATCGTCATCCCGACGGGTGTGGTGCTGCTCTATTCGGCGCTCGTCGAACCCGTCTACTACCCGCGGTATTTGATCCTGACCGCGCCGGCGGCGGCCGTCGTCCTGGCGGTGTGCATCGTCACCCTGGCCCGCAAGCCGTGGCGCGTCGCCGTCGTCCTGGTGCTCTGCGCCGTCGCCGCGTTTCCGAATTATCTGTTCACCCAGCGCGGCCCGTACGCCAAAGAGGGTTGGGACTACAGCCAGGTCGCCGACGTGATCGGTTCCCACGCGTCGCCCGGGGACTGCCTGCTGGTCGACAACACGGTGGTGTGGAAGCCGGGGCCGATCCGTGCGCTGCTGGCCACCCGGCCGGCGGCGTTCCGGTCGGTGATCGACGTCGAGCGCGGCTTTTATGGGCCCAAGGTCGGCGCCCTGTGGGACGGTCACGTCGCGGTGTGGTTGACGACGGCCAAGATCAACAAGTGCCCCACGCTGTGGACGATCACCAATCGCGACAAGTCGCTGCCGGAACATCAAGCGGGGCCATCGCTACCGCCGGGGCCCGTGTTCGGACGCGCGCCCGCCTACCAGTTCCCGAGCTACCTGCGGTTCCGGATCGTGGAGCGCTGGCAGTTCCATTACTCGCAGGTGGTCAAGTCGACACGTTGA
- a CDS encoding universal stress protein has translation MSAYQTVVVGTDGSDSSMRAVERAARIAGADATLIVASAYLPHNDDSRAADVLRDESYKVTGSAPIYEILHTAKERAHNAGAKNVEERAIVGAPVDALVSLAEDAKADLLVVGNVGLSTIAGRLLGSVPANVSRRAKVDVLIVHTT, from the coding sequence ATGAGCGCCTATCAGACCGTGGTGGTGGGGACCGACGGTTCGGATTCGTCTATGCGCGCGGTCGAACGCGCCGCAAGGATCGCCGGGGCGGACGCCACGTTGATCGTCGCGTCGGCGTACCTGCCGCACAACGACGACTCCCGGGCCGCCGACGTTCTGCGGGATGAAAGCTACAAGGTGACGGGCAGCGCCCCGATCTACGAGATCCTGCACACCGCCAAGGAGCGCGCTCACAACGCCGGCGCGAAGAACGTCGAGGAGCGCGCGATCGTCGGCGCCCCGGTGGACGCGCTGGTAAGCCTGGCCGAGGACGCCAAGGCCGACCTGCTGGTCGTCGGCAACGTGGGCCTGAGCACGATCGCGGGCCGGCTGCTCGGCTCGGTGCCGGCCAACGTGTCACGCCGGGCCAAGGTCGACGTGCTGATCGTGCACACCACCTGA
- a CDS encoding XRE family transcriptional regulator, translating to MSALTASAAEKLDCDATTRPIREIARYLQETVGQRIAAALAGLADAKQIGRYARVGGPEPHDVTERRLREGYKVVRMLVDAYDDKTARAWLFGTNTRLDDRAPVEVLGGASDTADFAMVVQAARQVASFQA from the coding sequence ATGTCTGCCTTAACAGCGAGTGCCGCCGAGAAGCTCGATTGCGATGCAACGACACGCCCAATTCGTGAAATCGCCCGCTACCTGCAGGAAACGGTCGGACAACGAATCGCCGCAGCCCTCGCAGGACTTGCCGATGCAAAACAGATCGGCCGATACGCGCGAGTAGGCGGCCCGGAACCACATGACGTAACCGAACGTAGGTTGCGAGAGGGCTACAAAGTCGTGCGAATGCTTGTTGATGCATACGACGACAAAACTGCTCGGGCCTGGTTGTTCGGCACGAACACACGTCTCGACGATCGTGCGCCAGTCGAAGTTCTCGGCGGCGCCTCCGACACGGCTGACTTCGCGATGGTCGTGCAAGCGGCTAGACAGGTCGCTAGCTTTCAGGCGTGA
- a CDS encoding MBL fold metallo-hydrolase, with product MTMVDDNYTGHVDAGTAARRTLPGATILKASVGPMDNNAYLVTCSATGETLLIDAANDADVLIDLVREHAPKVSLIVTSHQHFDHWQALQAVAEATGAPTAAHEIDAEPLPVKPDRLLADGDTVQIGELSFDVIHLRGHTPGSVALALSGPATGGVTQLFTGDCLFPGGVGKTWQPGDFTQLINDVTSKVFEVYADSTVIYPGHGDDTVLGAERPHLQEWRERGW from the coding sequence ATGACCATGGTCGACGACAACTACACGGGCCACGTCGACGCCGGAACCGCCGCGCGCCGCACGCTGCCGGGCGCGACAATCCTGAAGGCGTCGGTGGGTCCCATGGACAACAACGCCTACCTGGTGACCTGTTCCGCGACCGGGGAAACACTGCTCATCGACGCGGCTAACGACGCCGACGTCCTGATCGATCTGGTGCGAGAGCACGCCCCGAAGGTGTCCCTGATCGTGACGAGCCACCAGCATTTCGATCATTGGCAGGCGCTGCAAGCGGTGGCCGAGGCCACCGGCGCGCCCACGGCGGCGCATGAGATCGACGCTGAGCCGCTGCCGGTGAAGCCGGACCGCTTGCTGGCCGACGGCGACACCGTGCAAATTGGTGAGCTGAGCTTCGACGTCATCCACCTGCGCGGTCACACGCCCGGCTCGGTCGCGCTGGCGCTGAGCGGACCCGCCACTGGCGGCGTCACGCAGTTGTTCACCGGCGACTGCCTGTTCCCGGGGGGCGTTGGCAAGACCTGGCAGCCCGGGGATTTCACGCAGTTGATCAACGACGTCACCAGCAAGGTGTTCGAGGTGTACGCCGATTCCACCGTCATCTACCCCGGCCACGGCGACGACACGGTGTTAGGCGCGGAGCGTCCTCACCTTCAGGAGTGGCGCGAACGCGGCTGGTGA